The window CGCTCCGCCGCGTTCTTGCTGAAGGAAGCTTTGGCTGTCAGCGAGGGATCGCAAATCGAATTCACGATCAAGCACCGGATCTACTTGCTGTCCGCTTTCTCGTTGGTCACTCGTCGAGGGCATTTGGCGGTATCGAGCGATCCAGAGTTCCAAGCGTTGTTGACGGATCAGTCCCTGCAGGATCAACGAAAAGAACTTGCCGAATTGAAATCTCGACGCGACAAGATTGAAACCACGACGGTGCCGATTTTGGCCGAACGAGAGTCGCACTTGGCTCGACCCAGCCACGTGTTCATTCGCGGTCTGTTTTTGACGAAGGACAAGCAAGTCCAACCCGACACACCGCAGGCCTTCCCGCCTTTGTCGGCCGGCGATCAACCGCCGCGGTTGGCTCTCGCACGTTGGTTGGTCAGCGATGAGAACCCGCTGACCGCGCGGGTCGCGGTGAACCGAGTTTGGGCTCAGCTTTTTGGAATTGGCTTGGTGGCAACAGAGGAAGACTTTGGTTCTTCCGGAGAGGCACCATCGCACCCGGCTTTGCTCGATGAGTTGGCGTTGCGTTTCAAAGACACTCACCAGTGGAAATTCAAACCGCTTATTCGAGAAATGGTGCTGTCTCGGACTTATCGGCAATCCAGTGTCGTTCGAGATGATCTGATGGACGTGGATCCGGCCAATCGGTTGTTGGCACGTGGTCCCCGACACCGTTTGGATGCCGAGACCGTTCGCGATCAAGCTCTCGCGATCTCTGGATTGTTGAGCGACAAGATGCACGGGCCGCCGGTTCATCCACCCATCCCCGACGGTGTTTGGACTCCGTTTGCATCTTGGGACAAATGGAATACTGCGAAGGTTGATGACGGGAATCGCTATCGACGTTCGCTTTATACCTACACCAAACGCAGCATTCCGTTCCCCATGTTCGCGGCCTTTGACGCTCCGTCGCGAGAATTTTGCACGCCTCGCAGGCTACGGTCCAACACTCCGGTCCAAGCCCTGATGACGCTCAACGATCAAACTTTCGCGGAGTGTGCCAATGCCTTCGCCGCTCACATGAGAACGTTGTCCGACGATCCTTCGGAACAAATCCGGTTGGGTTTTGTTCGTGTAGCGTGCCGAGAGCCTTCCGGTGGCGAACTTGATGAATTGGTCGGACTGCATCAACAACTTGGCCAATTGAATACCGGCGATCCCCTGGCGATGGTTGCCAATGTGCTTTTGAACCTCGATGAGGTCTTGATGAAATGATTGACTTCCAAACCATGCATTCAACGAATAACGCTTCGCGGAAATCGCTAGCATCGGAGCTCTACGCTGGCTCGTTGCAACACTCGACGCGTCGACACTTCCTGCGTGATTCCACGTTGGGTCTGGGCGCGATTTGGATGGCGATGCAGCAGAACCAGGCATCGGCGCGAAACGTCGTGGTCCCTCAGCATTCACCAACGAATCCGCTCAGCCCGATCAAGCCGCCGCTACCGGCGAAGGTCAAGCGTGTCATTTTCCTGCACATGATTGGCGCCCCCAGCCAACTGGAGTTGTTCGACTACAAACCGGAACTGAAACGACTCGATGGCAAAGATTGCCCGCAATCCTTTTTGGAGGGCAAGCGTTTCGCGTTCATCCAAGGCACGCCCAAAATGCTGGGGCCGCAGTATCCGTTCGAGCAACACGGTGAGTCGGGAGCTTGGGTTTCCGATCGGATGCCACATTTGGCAAAACAGGTCGACGACATCTGTTTCATCAAATCGATGCAGACAGATCAATTCAATCATGGGCCTGCGCAACTGATGGTCCACACCGGGCAAACTCGGATGGGCAATCCATCGATCGGATCTTGGGTCACGTGGGGATTGGGCAGCGAGAACGAAGATCTTCCCGGCTACATGGTGTTGTTGTCGGGCGGTCGGTTGCCTCGAGTTGGCAAAGCCCTGTGGAGTTCCGGATTCTTGCCTTCGGTTTACCAGGGCGTCCAGTGTCGATCCAAAGGCGATCCGGTGTTGAATATTTCCGACCCGCAGGGCACGACTCGAGAAGCCCGACGAGCGATGTTGGATTCGCTCAATCGTCTCAATCAAACTTCTCACGAAACGTTTGGGGACCCCGAGACCATCACTCGAATTGCCCAGTACGAGATGGCGTTTCGAATGCAATCGGCGGTGCCCGATGCGATGGATATTTCCAAGGAACCACAACACGTCCTGGACAGCTACGGTGCCGAGCCCGGCAAGGAATCATTCGCCAACAACTGTTTGCTCGCCCGACGATTGGCTCAGCAAGGCGTTCGGTTCATTCAGCTTTACGACTGGGGTTGGGACTCGCACGGTGCCGGAAAAGACGAAGCGCTAAACGAAGGCTTCAAAGACAAGTGCAAACAAGTCGACCAGCCCACCGCTGCGTTGCTTGCCGATTTGAAGGCCAACGGAATGCTCGAGGACACGCTCGTGATTTGGAGCGGCGAATTCGGCCGCACGCCGATGCGTGAGAACCGTGGCGGGACCGAGATGACCTTCGTCGGTCGGGATCACAACCCGTCCGCATTCACGCTGTGGATGGCTGGCGGCGGTGTCAAAAAAGGAGTGACGTATGGCGAATCAGACGAAGTGGGCTACACCGCGGCAGTTGATCCGGTTCATCTGCGAGACTTCCACGCGACGTTGTTGCATTTGCTCGGGTTTGACCATCAGAGCCTTGTCTATCCGTTCCAAGGTCTGGATCAAAAGCTGACCGGCGTCAAACCAGCCCAAGTGGTTCAAGGCATTCTCGCATGAGGAAGTGAGCCAGGTTGATTGGGTATATGGCTGCTTTGGCGAGCCATTGCCTTTCCGGGACAATCGGGATCGCCAGGTGAGACCTGGCCTACGTTGATTTGCGATTTGCATTCGAGAATTTGCACTTTGGAATCACCCCGTTTCAAGATGATGCCTTACCGACGCCCTTCCAATTTCTTTTCCATTGCGCGAAGTTTCGCGTCCAATCTTTTGATCACTGCCTGCGAGCCCGGATTGCGGATCAGATTCACTGTTTCATCTGGATCCGTCGTTAGGTCGTAGAACTCGTCGCAGCCTTCATTGTGTCGATCGCGGATCAGCTTGTATTCCGGCGTGCGATAGCCGCGGAGCGATGCGACGGCGTAGTTGATCATGTCGTACTCGAAGTACTGGGCTTGGTCCCAGTCGTCCTGTAGTTCACCCTTCAACAGTGGCGACAAATCGCGGCCGGGCAAGTCTTTGGCTGATGAGCCATCGCCGGCGATCGCACATAATGTCGGGAACCAATCCAAATGCGATGCGGTGGCTTCGATCACGGCCGAAGGTTTGACCACGCCCGGCCAACGGACGATTGCCGGTACTCGCAGTGAATGGTCATAAAGATTTGGTCGGTATTTGTCCGAGATCACTCGGGTACCTTGGTGAAATTTGCCTGGTGGCTTTTGCCTGGTCGCCCAGATCCCGTTTCCTTTGTGGTAGATCCCGTGATGGCCCATGTTGAACCCGTGATCCGAGGTGAAGATCACAATGGTGTTGGACGTCAGTTCTTGTGCATCGAGCGTTTTCAGCAACCGCCCAAGATTGCGATCGACTCCTGACGTGCTCGCCAAGTACTCCTTCATCTTCTTGCGAACCCAGTCCGTATCAAGGTCCGGGTATTGAGGGATCGTTGGATCCATCTCTTCGTATGGCTGCCAGTCTTCGGGTGCGACAGGCAACCACCGACCGTGAGGTGCTCGGGTGGACAGGCACAAGAAGAAGGGGCGGTCAGCGTTTTGTTCCACGAAATCAATCGCATGATCGGTCAAGATATCAGTGGTCAAACCTTGGAACTGTTGAACCTTTCCGTTGAGTTCCAATTCGGGGTTGTCTGGCGTCGTTCCACCTCCCGTCAAACCCATGAACGAATCAAATCCGTGTCGCGTCGGGTGCTTCCCCGAATCGCCGTTCGCTGTCCAATCACCGAGGTGCCATTTGCCGACCAAACCGGTTGTGTATCCCTGTTGCTGCATCACTTCCGCGAAAGTCACGGTGTTGTCGGGATCCAAATGAATCGGTGAATCGGGATCGTAGAGTTTGTGTCCGGGTTGTGGGATAAAATCCTTGATCCCCAGTTCGCTGGCGTAGCGACCCGTCATCAAAGTTGCGCGAGCGGGACTGCACACCGGCGTGGTGCAAAAGAAATTGCGAAAGACGGCACCTTCGGCCGCCAAACGATCCATGTTCGGCGTCGAGGGAATTGGCACGTCCGAAAACTGCCCCGATCGAACCGCTTCCGCGAACGCCCAGGGTGCTTGGTCGTCGGTCAGTACCAACACCACGTTGGGTTTCGCGGCCCAAGCCGTACCGGCCGAGAGTGTGCCCAGTACACATACGCACCCGAGCAAGCCAACTGACATGGCTTGTCGGAGAATCGAGTCAATCATCATGATCAAAGCAGCATTCGAACATTGTCGGTGAGTCATTGGATAGAGCGGCAGATAATATCCTCCCAAGTCAACGGTTGCGCTCGAGCGGCGGAGCAGTTTTGCCAAGTCAATCGTTCTCGTTCGCCTCGAAGTGTGGTTCTCGGATTGCCCGCACCTTTGTGACTTCGCGAATGCCTGTTTCGACGGGCTCCTTGGTATCATCTAGATCGTTCGAGCTTGTCGGCTTGTTTTCTGCTTTGATGACCCATCATGTATCCGTTGGACTGAAATGTTTCGTACTCTCACGCTGCTCTTGGTCATCTTCGGTGCACCGTCGTTTGCATGGTCACAGTCCAACGAAAATTCGAAACCCTTGACCGCGAAGCCGGGAGAAAAGTGGGCGATCAAATGGAATCGATCGGACGATTTCAATCGTGACTCGGTTGATTGGAAGAAGTGGAACAAGAATCCCGAAAACTTTGGTGCGTGGACTTGGGACAATGAAACAAATGCAGTCGCCGCAAACGGCGTGCTCACGCTAACGGTCCGCCGATTGAGGCAGGACGACACCAAGGCATCTCGGCGGGATCAAAGCGGAAATCCGACGCCGTTCACTTCCGCGATGCTGAAGTCCTACGCGGTAGGGACGTACGGATACTACGAAGCGAGAATCAAGGGTTCGCCTGTGTTTCCCGGCGTGTGCCCTTCGTTTTGGATGTACAGCAAAATCGACGACTCGATCATCGAGAAAGAAGCGGTTCGCTACAGCGAGATTGACGTCGTGGAGATGTCTCAGCGAGGAAATCGTATTGAGGGAAACGAACGGATCATGGATCACAATCTCCACTCGATCTTGTCCAACGGAACCGGCGGCATCGCGGGCAGAAGTTGGCAACGCCCCAACGACGCGAGATTTAAAGCGACCCAAGCGATTGAGTATCACGCTCCATTCGATCCTGGGCAGGACTTTCACACCTATGGATGCAACGTCGGACGTGATGAAATCATTTGGTACGTCGATGGGATCGAGGTCGGGCGGCAAGAGAACACGTTTTGGCACCGGGAGATGAACGTTGCAATCTCGCTGGGTTTGCGTGAGCCATATGCGGTGTTCGGCAACAATCGTTTGCGTGCCAACGAGTCACATCCGGCGACCGAATTCCCAACCAACATGCAAATCGACTATGTCCGGGTGTGGGAACTGGATGAGTGACCGTGAAGTGTGCTTGGCCGCATGGACCAATTCTTCTACGAGATAGGTTTCTTTGGATCACCATGCGAGCCTGAAAGACAATTGGTATTCTTTATCACTTCCATTTTCGATCGCAGGTGATTCCGATGAACGAACCGAGTCCGTATCAGTCGTCTGAAATGGCCCCTCAGAACGAAGTCTTGCTGACCGATAGTGGTTATTCGATCGGCGAAGGGCAAATCGCTCTGGCTTGGTTTCTGTTTGTCGTTGTGGCGACCATTGGCGGGGCTGTCGCCGGCGCGTTCGCAGGTGCTTTCATTGGAGGCGTTCTCGGTGGTTTGGGTCAGCCCACACAAGCGATGCGAATCGCCAGTGCATTGGCGGGATTTTTTGCTGGACTGCCGGTTTCGTGGCTGACCTTTCGATGGCAAGTTCGACGACTTCTGGCAAAAGCTTCCGCTACATCCAATTAACGACAATGGTGATATTTGGTACCTGGTTCAGTCCAAAGCCATCCGCATCGACAACCGCAATAGTCGTTACGCGGTCACCTGAGCCAGAACGGTATGCTGTTTGTGTCGAACTTGGATTGACTTGTTGAACGTGAAGTCGGGAACTGAGATGAGTCTTGACTATGAGAGACGCGGACAGTTCGCTCTGGTTCTCGCAACTGTGAGGCGGACGCAATCTCTGCCCGGCGGTGAAATCCGCGGTCTGCCCAATGGACGTGTTGTCGGCGGATTGAAAGGATTTCATTTGTTCGCGTGTCAGCTCGCCGAGGCCGAAAAAGAAGATCAGCACGGGCGGACACACAAATCGTTGGACCAGGTGACTCAATTGAGAAACGAATTCAACGTGATCGCGAGTCGTTGGCAATCATCGATGGCCGGATTGTTGCAAGGCATCCGGTCGGGCCAGGACGTGAAAAACTTGGAACGTCTCAAGCGGATGAAAGCAGCACAGCTCGAGATGGGGCGATTGATCGACACCGCTCAAAAGGCATTCAAGGATTTGATTGCTAATTTGAACACTGCCGAGTCCGACGCCGGGAAGAATACGTGCGATGAATGATAGAGCGTCACCGAGCGTGACGACCCAACGGATGAAAACGATTGAACACCCGGCAAGTGACAGCGTCTTAAATCCATATCAAAGCCCGCCTGAGTGCACGGAGATTGTTGAAAGCGATCCCGATCAGAGCATGTTTGAGCGGGAGCGTAGCTTTGCGGTGCCGCTCTTGATCTTGTCGACGGTTGCTCTGTTCATCAGTCTGACTGGGACGCCGACGGCAAATCTATTGCGGTCTTACCCGTTAAGATTGAATGGGTATCTCGCTTACGTTTTGGCGATCGTGGTGCATTTTGTTCAGTGGTTCGGTGCACGCAGCATGTTCGCGGGTAGGAAAAGGGCGTTGTCCTATCTCGCTGCGATTCTGTGCTCCATTCCGATTCTGTCCCCGCTTGTCGCTTTCGGGGTCCCATTCGGCATGATGGCAGTCGTTGCGCTGATCCTCGGCGATGTTGGTGTTAAAGGAAAACGAATTCCCGCCACTTTGGATTCATAGGACCGAGTTGTTTAATCTGAGGTCGTTCTATGTTTCAGCGATCCAGGGAACTCGCGTCGTTTGATTACGGACAGCCTGGTGAGCGATTTTGACGTTTGCCACGGTTGATCATGGAAACCGTGGCTAGCGCCATGCGGCTGATATGTCGAGCGTCAACAAGAGGTCATGTTGGCGATGGACGCTTGGATCAAAAGTCAGATTTCGCCGAAGGTGCCTTTTCCGAAAGGTTGAAATGCTTGATTAGGCTTTGTGAGTGTTGTTGGACAACGTCGGGGAATTGGACGGCAACGTTTTGGCTCTCGTTTGGGTCGTTCCGATGATCGTAGAGTTCTTCGGCGATGACATGGTGGTCTTGGATGGATCTCCACTGGGTATATCGCCAGTCGGCAGTTCGGACGGAGTATCCCAAAGCGACCCACTTCTCGC of the Rhodopirellula baltica SH 1 genome contains:
- a CDS encoding DUF1501 domain-containing protein is translated as MIDFQTMHSTNNASRKSLASELYAGSLQHSTRRHFLRDSTLGLGAIWMAMQQNQASARNVVVPQHSPTNPLSPIKPPLPAKVKRVIFLHMIGAPSQLELFDYKPELKRLDGKDCPQSFLEGKRFAFIQGTPKMLGPQYPFEQHGESGAWVSDRMPHLAKQVDDICFIKSMQTDQFNHGPAQLMVHTGQTRMGNPSIGSWVTWGLGSENEDLPGYMVLLSGGRLPRVGKALWSSGFLPSVYQGVQCRSKGDPVLNISDPQGTTREARRAMLDSLNRLNQTSHETFGDPETITRIAQYEMAFRMQSAVPDAMDISKEPQHVLDSYGAEPGKESFANNCLLARRLAQQGVRFIQLYDWGWDSHGAGKDEALNEGFKDKCKQVDQPTAALLADLKANGMLEDTLVIWSGEFGRTPMRENRGGTEMTFVGRDHNPSAFTLWMAGGGVKKGVTYGESDEVGYTAAVDPVHLRDFHATLLHLLGFDHQSLVYPFQGLDQKLTGVKPAQVVQGILA
- a CDS encoding family 16 glycosylhydrolase, producing the protein MFRTLTLLLVIFGAPSFAWSQSNENSKPLTAKPGEKWAIKWNRSDDFNRDSVDWKKWNKNPENFGAWTWDNETNAVAANGVLTLTVRRLRQDDTKASRRDQSGNPTPFTSAMLKSYAVGTYGYYEARIKGSPVFPGVCPSFWMYSKIDDSIIEKEAVRYSEIDVVEMSQRGNRIEGNERIMDHNLHSILSNGTGGIAGRSWQRPNDARFKATQAIEYHAPFDPGQDFHTYGCNVGRDEIIWYVDGIEVGRQENTFWHREMNVAISLGLREPYAVFGNNRLRANESHPATEFPTNMQIDYVRVWELDE
- a CDS encoding sulfatase-like hydrolase/transferase, with translation MTHRQCSNAALIMMIDSILRQAMSVGLLGCVCVLGTLSAGTAWAAKPNVVLVLTDDQAPWAFAEAVRSGQFSDVPIPSTPNMDRLAAEGAVFRNFFCTTPVCSPARATLMTGRYASELGIKDFIPQPGHKLYDPDSPIHLDPDNTVTFAEVMQQQGYTTGLVGKWHLGDWTANGDSGKHPTRHGFDSFMGLTGGGTTPDNPELELNGKVQQFQGLTTDILTDHAIDFVEQNADRPFFLCLSTRAPHGRWLPVAPEDWQPYEEMDPTIPQYPDLDTDWVRKKMKEYLASTSGVDRNLGRLLKTLDAQELTSNTIVIFTSDHGFNMGHHGIYHKGNGIWATRQKPPGKFHQGTRVISDKYRPNLYDHSLRVPAIVRWPGVVKPSAVIEATASHLDWFPTLCAIAGDGSSAKDLPGRDLSPLLKGELQDDWDQAQYFEYDMINYAVASLRGYRTPEYKLIRDRHNEGCDEFYDLTTDPDETVNLIRNPGSQAVIKRLDAKLRAMEKKLEGRR